The following proteins are co-located in the Pyxicephalus adspersus chromosome Z, UCB_Pads_2.0, whole genome shotgun sequence genome:
- the LOC140343931 gene encoding olfactory receptor 5V1-like produces the protein MEQSNKTVITYFIIKGISDAPELQLPIFLLVLLIYLIILGGNMTIFLLISIDRNLHTPMYFFLANLSILDVSCSTISLHKAFFTFITGDKSVSFTGCVMQMFFFLSFTCNEVLILTAMGYDRYVAVCNPLRYHVIMNHKVCWGLASACWILGFLDILPCALKVSSISCYKTTEINHFFCDLVPLMKLSCSDTSDLQLYVLIEGVILSAFVPFTLTFISYVFIIRSIMRIRSSDGRWKAFYTCSSHLTIIILLYGTLCYQYFRPIEYIALGSNKLSSLFNTTGVPILNPLIYSLKNKDVKSALKRRLKKA, from the coding sequence ATGGAACAATCtaacaaaacagtaataacatattttatcattaaagGGATTTCTGATGCCCCAGAATTACAACTTCCAATTTTTCTATTGGTTCTGCTGATTTATCTCATCATTCTCGGAGGAAACAtgaccatttttttattgatctctATAGATCGCAATCTTCACACGCCAATGTACTTCTTCCTGGCCAACCTGTCCATCCTTGACGTCTCTTGCTCTACAATATCTCTTCACAaagcttttttcacatttatcacTGGAGATAAATCAGTTTCCTTTACTGGTTGTGTCAtgcagatgtttttctttttgtcttttacgTGTAATGAAGTACTAATTCTAACAGCAATGGGATATGACAGATATGTGGCTGTCTGCAACCCTTTACGTTACCATGTTATTATGAACCACAAAGTTTGTTGGGGTCTGGCCAGTGCTTGTTGGATTTTGGGCTTCTTAGATATCCTGCCTTGTGCTTTGAAAGTCTCATCCATTTCTTGTTACAAAACAACAGAGATCAACCATTTTTTCTGTGACCTTGTACCATTGATGAAGCTTTCCTGCAGCGACACTTCTGATTTGCAACTTTATGTGCTTATAGAAGGAGTGATCCTGTCCGCTTTTGTTCCATTCACTCTCACGTTTATATCATACGTTTTTATTATAAGGAGCATAATGAGAATACGTTCCAGTGATGGTAGGTGGAAAGCCTTCTACACTTGTTCCTCACATCTCACAATCATCATCCTTCTGTATGGCACCTTGTGTTATCAATACTTCAGACCAATTGAATATATTGCACTGGGATCCAATAAACTTTCTTCCCTGTTTAACACCACTGGTGTCCCCATATTAAATCCTCTGATATACAGCTTGAAGAATAAAGATGTCAAATCAGCACTCaaaagaaggttaaaaaaagcctaa